A single Triticum dicoccoides isolate Atlit2015 ecotype Zavitan chromosome 2A, WEW_v2.0, whole genome shotgun sequence DNA region contains:
- the LOC119352784 gene encoding uncharacterized protein LOC119352784 codes for MQRPGEEICRLNLWDKGQVFAATENLQRSIEQTPYSIQADTIVCCFSLSRCQSESSSYAGYASSDGGDNPASSSAQQLHYPSHAHMDPGHVQLILPGSMTLLEDIFHNYEVTFGPGYKEILLQAFLANSDKLCSFFYEADVPWILRRSTRTFKDPSECTEELITMLKVNTQVLCLMQHQLCEQSRPFEELKIGYFNQFAKCHIKKLLDIAVCLSETVWSATHICPMLLAYEALMDVLPLIQKFASSESDDFFSNILRNMREAFRKLIGHIKHFIQSNMEKHLDDVAIHPMTCFLICSIKSFGSHRNLVQSTLAPGDNSSSFGHLLYDVITCWKSVLTEHSNIYRADLQRQYIFLLNNAYHFNTKTDGLLDELLSDRQIIKQHDDEFKLLFKKWTESCTEEACTPAKSCLNPNCWWGSQRRSLVAFTSKFNKTFDRQKTWKVPDVVLRQVLKDRIQDCILPDYTRCLENCSSSGLFCSCLQIASGDIYTTETLETTVQGFFEG; via the exons ATGCAACGTCCTGGAGAGGAAATTTGCAGACTCAACTTATGGGACAAGGGTCAGGTGTTCGCTGCTACCGAGAACCTCCAAAGGTCCATTGAGCAGACCCCCTACTCGATCCAGGCAGACACCATCGTCTGCTGTTTCTCCCTCAGCAGGTGCCAGTCTGAAAGCAGCAGCTATGCCGGTTATGCATCCAGTGACGGTGGCGACAATCCAGCAAGCAGCAGTGCGCAACAGCTTCATTACCCATCACATGCCCACATGGACCCTGGGCATGTCCAGCTTATCTTACCGGGCTCTATGACCCTGCTAGAGGATATTTTCCACAATTATGAAGTGACATTCGGGCCTGGCTACAAGGAAATTCTACTCCAAGCCTTCTTGGCCAACTCAGACAAATTGTGCAG TTTTTTCTATGAAGCGGATGTCCCATGGATTCTTCGTAGAAGCACAAGGACCTTCAAGGATCCTTCTGAGTGTACAGAAGAATTGATCACCATGTTGAAAGTCAATACCCAAGTCCTCTGTCTGATGCAACATCAGCTATGTGAGCAGAGTCGACCATTTGAGGAGTTAAAAATAGGCTACTTCAACCAGTTTGCAAAGTGTCATATCAAGAAGCTCTTGGACATTGCAGTTTGTCTTAGTGAGACAGTGTGGTCTGCCACTCATATTTGTCCCATGCTGCTTGCCTATGAGGCACTTATGGATGTCCTTCCTCTTATTCAAAAGTTTGCTTCCAGTGAATCTGATGATTTCTTTTCCAATATTTTACGCAACATGAGGGAAGCTTTCAGGAAGTTAATTGGCCATATCAAGCACTTCATACAGTCCAATATGGAAAAGCATCTGGATGACGTTGCCATTCATCCAATGACATGTTTCCTCATATGCTCAATAAAATCCTTCGGGAGTCACAGAAATTTAGTGCAATCCACTCTAGCCCCTGGTGACAACTCCAGCTCATTTGGCCATCTTCTGTATGACGTGATTACTTGCTGGAAGTCTGTGCTCACTGAACATTCAAACATATACCGTGCGGATCTGCAGCGGCAATACATTTTCTTATTgaacaatgcatatcatttcaaTACAAAGACAGACGGTCTGTTGGATGAGCTGCTATCTGATAGGCAGATTATTAAGCAGCATGATGACGAGTTCAAGCTACTCTTCAAGAAGTGGACTGAGAGTTGCACAGAAGAGGCTTGCACTCCAGCCAAGTCTTGTTTGAACCCCAACTGTTGGTGGGGCAGTCAGCGCCGGTCCCTGGTTGCATTTACTTCAAAATTCAACAAGACGTTTGATCGTCAGAAAACTTGGAAGGTTCCCGATGTCGTGCTACGGCAGGTACTAAAAGATCGTATACAGGATTGCATTCTGCCAGACTACACAAGGTGCCTTGAGAACTGTTCAAGTTCAGGACTATTTTGTTCATGTCTGCAGATAGCTTCAGGAGACATATATACCACAGAGACTTTAGAAACGACGGTGCAGGGCTTCTTTGAAGGATAA